TGATGCCATTAGTAAGAATATTACAAAAGCTGTCTCACTAATAGCGAACCCTGTGATCTTTTTCTCTGCCATGAGGCCCACAAGCAAATCAAGCTCTTCAACATCATCACCGTACACTTCTTCAAGCACTCGAATCGCTTCGTTGTCATCCGTCAGATCTTTCCATTTTGAAATGGGTATCAATAGTAGGGCCCTGCGGAAGCCATTGTACCTTGCGACATTCCTCTCTCTGTCCCTATAAACTGCATCATGGAGGCTAAGAATAAGCTTGCTTCACATTGAATATAAATTggtaattaaatcaattaaataaACGACCCAGATTAGCTAATACTACCTTCAAGAGCTGGTAGGTCCACATGATTAGGCCTATCATGGCCATCCACCTCCTGTGGTATAAGGTCCCTGAGCCACGTAGGATAGTTCCAAAGCTCTAGGGCCCCACTAGCTTGGTGGCCCATTGAAACCAGTTGCTTTGTGAACCCAATTTCTGCCAAAACCTTTTCTCCCTTAATACCTACCAAATTTGCCATAGGAACCctgaaatacaaaaataattaggacaaaacaatttccataaaaattgAATGGTCTAATTTTGATGCTGATCAGTTAAATCAAGAGGGTTATACTTTTCGATCAACGGTGGAGATTTGTTCGGTCCTGGTGCGGTTGAGATGTCCCTGAGGTTAAGATGATCGGGTAAAAGCGAGTGCATGCGATAAACACTAACAAACTCCTCAGTCAAAGAATAGGGAACGCCATGATTATTTGGTTTCTTTAGACCCACCAAACCTCCCAATTCGGCTCCTCCAACGTGACCAAAtgtgtccttgaatttcttacCCAACAATCCATACCTGAAATAGATGTTCAGAAAGTACCATCATATAACAATTATAAGGTTGAATTTTGGATCATCCGTTTGTGTTTGCAACGATCTTATAGTTGAACCATATTGGTTCAATTTAAGTTTGTGAACAAGATTTCCTTTTAATGGAGAAGATGATCAATTCAGTAAACTTATGTTGAAATGAAAGAATACCAGTTGGCGCGCATCCCAGCAAGCAATGTATCAGTTTTGAGGAGCTCCACTGTCCAATCTATTGTATGGATCTTAGCAATTACTGCTGATGTCACCAGCCTTGCATGACGATATAATTCTTCATCACCAAACTCTGGATATTCCTTCTGAAACATCATTAAAATGAGGTTGTTTTCAGCTCATGATATATGATCGCATGAAAGGTGGTAAATATTCACATGATACGAACAGCTGATCCAAAATACCTTGAGGGTATCGCAGACAGCATTGTGTTCTTTAATAAAGAGGGCCTGCAATGTTGAGACGCCAGCCCAACTATTACGAACATCTCCGGACACAGCAATGCCATCTTGGTCATGGGAAAGAAGGCCATCTGGTGATATTTTGAGCTTCCCATCTTTGAAATTTCTCACCTTTCCCAACCTCTCTGCATTGCTCCCATATATAGCACTTCCATCCCTGATATTCACCATCATTCTTGTTAAACAcatgtaaaatttttaaataattacttGTTTAGGGAcgaaatgaatttaatcatttaatttatattttcacttttttacgccaatcaataaaaaattaaatttgattacgAAAAGTTTCGTACCACCATGGTGTACGAATGTTCAATGTCCCATTCTTGATCTTGTAAAAGCCAGTTGGAACCTCCTTTGTCTTGTAGAACTTGAAAGACTTGAGGGGGCATTGGTTTGCAACTTCTCTAGGTGCAATCAGCTCAATCTACAACAATTTTGTCCAAATTAAAGaacatatttataatataaacatatattttttattgacacaaaaacaaagtgtttaatttcaatatatatatatatatatatatacaaagcaaACCTGATTGGTATCCTCCAAGTGGTCAACCCAATCATGTATCATAAACTGAATCCAAGAAGCAGCAATCATGTTGAATTGCTTCCCTGTGTCGGTGAATTTTCTCCGCGCAAGAAGTTTTGTGGCCACCACCATTGGATCTGGTTTCCTTAGCTGCGCGCGCACATatcatccaaattaaattaattattcataACATAAATTATTGTAACTCTTTTAGATTTCTTACAACTTTTACTAGTTGAGTTTCACATACAGCAAATTATcgtaattataatttgaagtaataaatatttaaaaaaatttcatgcgTATATTGAGCTACGTGAtcatatatataagcaaagaTGGATTTAGAGGGACTGGGAGTGGCTTTGGTCCCCCccaaaattagaagaaaaaaaaaattaaggcaaaaaaataaataaataaaattaatgtatCTTTTACCAATTGGTCTCTCCCTAAATTGAAAGCTGGCTCCGTCCCTGTGTATATATAAGCATGTATAGTGTGTATCTATAtggaaccattttttttttttattacatatgagataatatttagttatttatacAGAAAAAATTGGTAGGACCACGTGTGTTTTTCGTCTCTTTATATTAAAACTTcggatttcaattttttaaatttgacatcCGAGTTTACAATCATTTTAAGTCctgatatttttatcttttttttttcctaaaaaaatgataaaattaatatgaaaatatactctcctttaaaaaaagttgaaaaaaaaattaaaaacacaagaaaaggagaaaaaaaaatgaagttgattTATACATCTGAAGCCATATATATCCATGCAGCTAGCCATGATGATGGCTAGATGCGACCCAACCCCATCATTGTCGAGCTCTCAACCAGCCAGTGGCGGAGctaagatatttttttgtagaGGCTGATCAAAGTgggattaataattaattaatataatataatgttatattttaatattgtttatttgatCAAGAAACACTGTAGTAAGATTATATCTCTATTTTATCCCCAAAATATGAtgtattatataaaaaattaatagtgattaattccaaatttaatagtgattttaaaatctatatacttttcatgtcaaaaaaaaaaaaaaaatctatatactTGTAAAAATAAGAGAACGACATAAATcttacttatagcattactctgatTTACccaaaaaccaacatatataaatatttatttaaaacagaatattgtatttcaattaattacttctaatatttaattatctatcaataa
This window of the Corylus avellana chromosome ca5, CavTom2PMs-1.0 genome carries:
- the LOC132182476 gene encoding alpha-dioxygenase PIOX-like → MLSVVMTSLRVLLTAPFHRFIHEDFHEAVAKMTLIDAFLFLIVHSIDKLGIWHRLPVFLGLAYLGIRRHLHQEYNLINVGRSPVGVRFNPGDYPYRTADGEHNDPFNEGAGSEGTFFGRNLLPVDQKNKLRKPDPMVVATKLLARRKFTDTGKQFNMIAASWIQFMIHDWVDHLEDTNQIELIAPREVANQCPLKSFKFYKTKEVPTGFYKIKNGTLNIRTPWWDGSAIYGSNAERLGKVRNFKDGKLKISPDGLLSHDQDGIAVSGDVRNSWAGVSTLQALFIKEHNAVCDTLKKEYPEFGDEELYRHARLVTSAVIAKIHTIDWTVELLKTDTLLAGMRANWYGLLGKKFKDTFGHVGGAELGGLVGLKKPNNHGVPYSLTEEFVSVYRMHSLLPDHLNLRDISTAPGPNKSPPLIEKVPMANLVGIKGEKVLAEIGFTKQLVSMGHQASGALELWNYPTWLRDLIPQEVDGHDRPNHVDLPALEVYRDRERNVARYNGFRRALLLIPISKWKDLTDDNEAIRVLEEVYGDDVEELDLLVGLMAEKKITGFAISETAFVIFLLMASRRLESDRFFTSNFNEETYTKKGFAWVNNTENLKDVIDRHHPELTKKWMNSTSAFSVWDSSPNSHNPIPLYLRVPQ